Proteins found in one Acipenser ruthenus chromosome 18, fAciRut3.2 maternal haplotype, whole genome shotgun sequence genomic segment:
- the LOC117424527 gene encoding sal-like protein 4 isoform X2, with protein MSRRKQAKPQQLTSDEGSLEENVVLQDSRIEDDGNDSKRSRMEETSVCDKCCAEFFDQSEFLEHKETCTKNQPVLIIKDREGGTMPDHFSQGSPGGFLGQQVEGPSSSDARSKSSIGLVERLENNDAEMDADYRQKREPTEMSARPNVSYMQASKLQNTNVTLETMQSTKFAVTQHSSDNKNSQSVGSLNAIPMILEQLVSLQQQQLQQIQLTEQIRIQVAMMAPHGLHPSIAAAADPLKALGAHLSQQLSAAAALIGQKTGNQSLSLENTKQGKVPHSSIAFSGGNGMLSSKSNITKVLPNLATRLPTLLPLGSAAFQNSFSPISAGLDPSKKGKPPNINVETKTAGAEESLFKHKCKYCGKVFGNDSALQIHLRSHTGERPYKCNICGNRFTTKGNLKVHFQRHKEKFPHIRMNPYPVPEHLDNIPTSSGIPYGMSMAPEESNFVDSKPAMLPTSVFPQPMLQSLTASQDSPSGNEPSSQRPSSSGSDGASISSSMFNQDMGSDQNLESPEGFASMPHLNGDELPGEQGSETAKLQRMVESLEKKNGDPNECFICHRVLSCQSSLKMHYRTHTGERPYKCKICDRAFSTRGNLKAHYGVHRANTPLKMQHSCPICQKKFTNAVVLQQHIRMHMGGQIPNTPLPGSVYESSEVDSCLLDEKNVEMNGSYNEEIMEEAEVEQDSQEPASNANQPLLPPPQNEGQSASPLPMLSSIAALENQMKNISSALNLQRQSSIRSESDCLTNDGMTNGTSSIPGDQEYQNGRSPGVSDMGSFHSSPPNSQTGSNQSKSPETTVLEDSSLASVKLESNNGPADSEHNGALDLTSSNFVPKAIKEEPGHILTNGDFNAALIPSLARFPPSLVKLEMQIPSERPMGFPNPFVPQPSGTQPGVSAAPRRSAKQHICNTCGKNFSSASALQIHERTHTGARWNTHVEQFS; from the exons ATGTCGAGACGCAAGCAAGCGAAGCCGCAGCAGCTCACCTCCGACGAGGGAAGCTTGGAGGAAAACG TGGTTCTGCAAGATAGCCGGATAGAAGACGACGGGAATGACTCAAAGAGGAGCAGGATGGAGGAGACCAGTGTTTGTGACAAATGTTGCGCAGAGTTCTTTGATCAGTCAGAATTCCTTGAGCACAAGGAAACTTGCACTAAAAACCAACCTGTCCTGATCATTAAAGACCGCGAGGGAGGAACGATGCCTGACCACTTCTCGCAGGGATCTCCAGGCGGCTTCCTTGGTCAACAAGTCGAAGGTCCATCCTCCAGTGACGCCCGGTCAAAAAGCAGCATTGGTTTGGTGGAAAGGTTGGAAAACAACGACGCTGAAATGGATGCTGACTATCGCCAAAAGAGAGAACCCACTGAGATGTCGGCAAGACCAAATGTAAGCTATATGCAAGCTTCTAAATTACAAAACACTAATGTTACTTTGGAGACTATGCAGAGTACAAAGTTTGCTGTAACTCAACATTCATCTGACAACAAAAACTCTCAGTCTGTAGGCAGCTTAAATGCTATTCCCATGATTCTTGAGCAGTTAGTCagtctacagcagcagcagcttcagcaAATTCAACTGACTGAGCAGATTCGTATACAAGTGGCAATGATGGCTCCACACGGTCTGCACCCCTCTATTGCTGCGGCAGCTGATCCGTTGAAAGCTCTGGGGGCTCACTTATCACAGCAGCTTTCAGCGGCTGCTGCTTTGATCGGACAAAAAACTGGCAACCAAAGCCTGTCTTTAGAGAACACGAAACAAGGAAAGGTACCTCATTCCAGCATTGCCTTTTCCGGAGGCAACGGAATGCTGTCCTCCAAATCGAACATTACTAAAGTTCTCCCAAACTTGGCCACTCGACTTCCAACCTTGCTACCTCTAGGTTCTGCCGCTTTCCAGAACTCTTTCTCGCCGATTTCAGCTGGTCTGGATCCCTCGAAGAAAGGGAAACCTCCCAACATAAATGTGGAAACTAAAACTGCTGGTGCTGAGGAGTCTTTGTTTAAACACAAGTGCAAGTACTGCGGCAAAGTCTTCGGCAACGACAGCGCCCTACAGATTCACCTTCGCTCTCACACTGGAGAGCGGCCATACAAATGCAATATTTGCGGAAACAGATTCACGACCAAAGGAAACCTCAAGGTGCATTTCCAGAGGCACAAGGAGAAGTTTCCACACATTCGCATGAATCCTTATCCTGTTCCCGAGCATCTGGACAACATTCCCACGAGCAGTGGCATTCCTTATGGAATGTCTATGGCCCCAGAGGAGTCCAACTTCGTGGACAGTAAACCTGCAATGCTGCCTACCTCTGTCTTTCCTCAGCCGATGCTGCAGAGCCTCACCGCTTCTCAGGATTCTCCTTCAGGGAATGAACCATCTTCTCAAAGGCCGTCATCTTCTGGAAGCGACGGTGCTTCAATATCCTCCAGCATGTTCAACCAAGACATGGGTTCAGACCAGAACTTGGAATCCCCAGAAGGTTTTGCAAGCATGCCCCACCTAAATGGGGATGAACTGCCAGGAGAGCAGGGGTCTGAGACTGCCAAGCTGCAAAGAATGGTTGAGAGCCTAGAAAAGAAGAATGGGGATCCAAATGAGTGCTTTATCTGTCATCGTGTGCTGAGCTGCCAGAGCTCTCTGAAAATGCATTACCGTACCCACACGGGCGAGAGGCCCTACAAGTGTAAAATCTGTGACCGGGCTTTCTCTACAAGGGGCAACTTGAAGGCCCATTACGGCGTGCATAGAGCCAACACCCCTTTAAAGATGCAACACTCCTGCCCCATCTGCCAGAAGAAGTTCACCAACGCTGTTGTATTGCAGCAGCACATTCGGATGCACATGGGCGGGCAAATCCCCAACACTCCCCTGCCTGGAAGTGTATACGAGAGCTCTGAAGTGGACTCCTGTCTGCTGGATGAGAAGAATGTAGAAATGAATGGCAGCTACAACGAGGAGATCATGGAGGAAGCAGAGGTGGAACAGGACTCTCAAGAGCCTGCCAGCAATGCAAACCAGCCACTGCTGCCTCCTCCTCAGAATGAAGGGCAGTCTGCTTCTCCCCTACCAATGCTGTCCAGCATAGCTGCTCTGGAGAATCAAATGAAGAACATCAGCTCTGCTTTAAACCTGCAACGGCAGTCGAGCATAAGATCAGAAAGCGACTGCTTGACCAACGACGGCATGACTAATGGAACGTCATCTATACCTGGAGACCAGGAATACCAGAACGGCAGGAGCCCAGGTGTTTCAGACATGGGGTCTTTCCATTCTTCTCCACCCAACAGTCAAACAGGAAGTAACCAGTCTAAATCTCCAGAAACTACAGTTCTCGAAGACAGCAGCTTAGCGAGTGTAAAATTGGAGTCTAATAATGGACCTGCTGATTCGGAGCACAATGGTGCTTTAGACCTGACATCTAGCAACTTTGTTCCAAAAGCAATTAAGGAAGAACCCGGACATATTCTCACAAATGGAGACTTCA